A stretch of the Lolium perenne isolate Kyuss_39 chromosome 3, Kyuss_2.0, whole genome shotgun sequence genome encodes the following:
- the LOC127339218 gene encoding uncharacterized protein gives MARGESGMVVACHATAWHGLAKLSLSSAGQVVLLVLRGERRCQGCSGGSGWTKSKVKIQYGLKMADRTWITKGVRRLSNEHRKGVEEFMLHVRTVFAEGVHIFCPCKHCMNRKQLPQGRVEDHLLLNGMASTYDRWIHHGEPLHVVPEHAEPEHAEPEHAEPDAQGHHGDDASFDLIEDVLQDGLEKEDGFEDDIIPDLLRDMYMSEDLEDGQRSLFADVIEEAKRAAVEGGKFSRFTFTVKLLHVKSFYRISNAAFNAILHILNLQFPNSSVPRSYDDALRIIRKLGLGYVSIHVCPNKCFLFRKDYAKLDNCPKCNASRWIDADGKKRIPAKVLRHFPLTPRLKRMFISEKGSEEVQWHKLKRQPVDNELSHPADGDAWKDFNDTYKDFAADARNIRLGIATDGFNPFGNMSNSYSMWQVFVVPYNLPPWACMDQSNFMMALLIPGPESPGKDFDVFMEPLVEELQQLWMGVRTYDALSRDKFDLRAAIIWCIHDFPALHTLCGRITAGYQACVWCDKEPCSKRIRNKICFIGHRRFLPRTHRWRKSKDFNGEAETREKPSEFTKEELQQQLDKVKDVRPGKLQKKRKREEGQCWSRRSCLWDLPYWSELKLRNNLDVMHIEKNICDNLLGTFLNIEGKTKDTLNSRLDLEDMGIRKELHLRPVEDGESFEMPEAWYMMSKQEKLAFCEFIMAVRFPDGYAANLSKCVSADGCKLQGLKTHDCHILLQRILPAGLRGIMHHDIYEAVAELGNFFRELCCKTLKRDVLERLEREIPVILCKLEKIFPPSFFDVMVHLAVHLPKEALLRGPVQYGWMFPIERRLLTCKRYVRNTARPEGSIAEAYVVDECLTFCSRYFDDMEMRFNWPGRNIERDDSHVGDISVFKHGVNFIGASEYLEAGAEYDKMVWYVLRSYPEVQPYITLCKEELQQQGGNINVDKWLANGFAKWFQAHIGNLQDISADLYALACQPDKRVRVYSACIVDGVRYHTVDREQNRKMQNCGIVSEGKHDNEYIDFYGQLKGIIKLQYNSSEGVHRSVVLFRCDWFDLGGKKKTGVRDDGHFKSINTGRCWYKNDPFILITQASKVFYVPDTALRGKWQVVQKFQHRHLWSVAENELEKGVGGTGFSYQDDNSTEVPLQTKESHVQSILRRDRECVLVDAVVVEKIKRRKEVVVE, from the exons ATGGCCAGAGGTGAGAGTGGCATggtggtggcatgccatgccacggcatggcatggtctgGCCAAGTTGAGCCTCTCCAGTGCTGGGCAAGTGGTGCTACTGGTGCTGAGGGGTGAGAGGAGGTGCCAGGGGTGCAGTGGTGGctcaggttggaccaagtccaaagtAAAAATTCAGTATGGGCTCAAG ATGGCCGATAGAACATGGATTACTAAAGGAGTGCGAAGGCTTTCCAATGAACACCGCAAGGGAGTGGAAGAGTTCATGCTACATGTTCGCACAGTTTTTGCCGAGGGTGTTCACATCTTTTGCCCATGCAAGCACTGTATGAACAGAAAACAACTACCTCAAGGAAGAGTTGAAGATCATTTGCTCCTTAATGGGATGGCCAGCACATATGATAGATGGATCCATCATGGAGAACCTTTACATGTTGTACCTGAACATGCTGAACCTGAACATGCTGAACCTGAACATGCTGAACCTGATGCACAAGGacaccatggtgatgatgcaagctTTGATTTAATCGAAGATGTTCTGCAAGATGGTTTGGAGAAAGAGGATGGGTTTGAAGATGATATAATTCCTGACCTGTTGAGGGATATGTACATGTCTGAAGACCTTGAGGATGGACAGAGGTCATTGTTTGCCGATGTGATAGAAGAGGCGAAGCGAGCTGCTGTTGAAGGGGGTAAATTTTCAAGATTTACCTTCACTGTGAAGTTACTCCACGTCAAGTCTTTCTATCGGATCAGCAATGCTGCATTCAATGCAATACTCCATATTTTGAACTTGCAGTTCCCTAATAGCTCGGTTCCCAGGTCTTATGATGATGCATTGAGGATAATCCGCAAACTGGGTCTGGGTTATGTTTCGATCCATGTCTGCCCGAATAAATGTTTCTTGTTTCGGAAGGACTATGCCAAGCTTGACAATTGCCCTAAATGCAACGCCTCGAGGTGGATAGATGCAGATGGGAAGAAGCGGATACCGGCGAAGGTTTTGAGGCACTTTCCATTGACTCCAAGGTTGAAAAGGATGTTCATTTCAGAGAAAGGATCGGAGGAGGTACAGTGGCACAAGCTCAAGCGCCAACCTGTGGATAATGAGCTCAGCCATCCAGCTGATGGAGATGCATGGAAGGACTTCAACGATACATATAAAGACTTTGccgctgatgcaagaaacataagGCTCGGGATTGCCACGGATGGTTTTAACCCATTTGGAAACATGAGTAACTCCTACAGTATGTGGCAAGTTTTTGTGGTGCCCTACAACCTTCCGCCATGGGCATGTATGGACCAGTCAAACTTTATGATGGCGTTGCTGATTCCAGGTCCAGAGTCTCCAGGAAAAGACTTCGACGTGTTTATGGAGCCCCTCGTAGAAGAACTGCAGCAGCTCTGGATGGGTGTACGTACCTACGATGCCCTGAGTCGCGATAAATTTGATCTCCGTGCTGCAATCATATGGTGTATTCATGATTTCCCGGCACTGCACACTTTGTGCGGGAGGATCACAGCAGGCTATCAGGCGTGTGTGTGGTGCGACAAAGAGCCTTGCTCGAAAAGAATAAGGAACAAGATTTGCTTCATCGGCCATCGCCGCTTTCTTCCTCGAACCCATCGGTGGCGAAAAAGCAAAGATTTCAATGGTGAGGCTGAAACCCGTGAGAAGCCGTCGGAATTCACTAAAGAAGAGCTGCAACAGCAACTTGACAAGGTCAAGGATGTGAGACCTGGAAAGCTTCAAAAGAAAAGAAAGCGGGAGGAAGGCCAATGCTGGAGCCGGAGGTCGTGTTTGTGGGACTTGCCATACTGGTCAGAGCTGAAGTTGAGGAATAATCTCGATGTAATGCACATCGAGAAAAACATCTGCGACAACCTGCTTGGGACATTTCTGAACATAGAAGGGAAGACAAAGGACACACTTAATTCAAGGCTAGATTTGGAAGACATGGGCATAAGAAAAGAGTTGCATCTACGGCCTGTTGAAGATGGAGAATCATTTGAAATGCCCGAAGCATGGTATATGATGAGTAAACAAGAGAAGCTTGCATTCTGTGAATTTATAATGGCTGTGAGGTTTCCAGATGGGTATGCGGCTAACCTATCCAAGTGTGTTTCTGCTGATGGATGCAAGCTTCAAGGGCTGAAAACACATGACTGCCATATCTTGCTTCAAAGAATATTACCGGCAGGCCTCCGAGGAATTATGCATCACGACATATATGAAGCAGTTGCTGAACTAGGAAACTTCTTTAGAGAATTGTGCTGCAAAACATTGAAGCGAGATGTTCTGGAAAGACTTGAAAGGGAAATCCCAGTTATCCTTTGCAAGCTTGAGAAGATCTTCCCGCCATCATTCTTCGATGTGATGGTCCATTTGGCTGTGCATCTACCAAAAGAAGCATTGCTTAGAGGCCCTGTACAGTATGGTTGGATGTTCCCAATTGAGAGAAGGTTGCTTACATGTAAGCGCTATGTGCGGAACACGGCTAGACCTGAGGGATCAATTGCGGAAGCATATGTTGTTGATGAGTGTCTGACATTTTGCTCAAGGTACTTCGACGATATGGAAATGAGATTTAACTGGCCGGGCAGAAATATAGAGCGGGATGATTCTCATGTTGGTGATATCTCTGTGTTCAAGCACGGTGTGAACTTCATTGGAGCGTCAGAATACTTGGAGGCTGGTGCTGAATATGACAagatggtttggtatgtgctccGAAGTTACCCGGAGGTTCAACCATACATCAC GCTGTGCAAGGAAGAGTTGCAGCAGCAAGGTGGTAATATAAATGTTGATAAATGGCTTGCGAATGGATTTGCTAAATGGTTTCAGGCTCAT ATTGGAAATTTGCAAGATATCAGTGCTGATCTGTATGCTTTGGCGTGCCAACCGGACAAGAGAGTGAGGGTGTATTCAGCATGTATTGTTGATGGCGTCCGGTACCACACTGTTGACAGGGAGCAAAATAGGAAGATGCAAAACTGTGGGATTGTTTCCGAGGGAAAACATGACAATGAGTACATTGATTTCTACGGTCAGCTCAAAGGCATCATCAAGTTGCAGTACAACTCCAGTGAAGGCGTCCATCGTTCGGTGGTCTTATTTCGGTGTGACTGGTTTGATCTAGGTGGCAAGAAGAAGACCGGAGTGCGGGATGATGGGCACTTCAAAAGCATTAACACAGGCAGATGCTGGTATAAGAATGATCCATTTATTTTGATAACACAAGCAAGCAAAGTGTTTTATGTGCCAGACACAGCTTTGCGTGGAAAATGGCAAGTTGTGCAAAAATTTCAGCATCGACATCTCTGGAGTGTGGCTGAAAATGAACTTGAAAAGGGAGTCGGTGGTACTGGATTTAGCTACCAAGATGACAACTCAACGGAAGTTCCGCTGCAAACTAAAGAATCAC